cagttttcataaaatcatcGGCCTAACGGTCCTTGGTTCAGGAACAATCAATGGACGTGGTTCATCTTTCTGGGAggtgaaatgtttttttatatattaaaagaaatgaaATTTGTTTAGCTGTATTTATAATCAGAAAATGTGGGTCTAATGTTTTTTTCTCATATTCATTCAATCCAGGCCAATATGCCAGCATCTAAACGCCCTACTGTGAGTACATATAATTTCTCTATTAAATTGACTTCAAACTCTGCTACAAAAAGCTCGTGGCGaaaggttttattttttttattgtagcaATTGCATTTTAAAGGATGCAATAATCTTGAAATAAATGGAATAACCTCATTCGATAGCCCGAGAAATCATATCTCAATCCGCGATTGCAGACAAGTGAAAATCACGCAGATAAAACTTATTGCGCCTGGTGATAGTCCTAACACCGATGGAATTGATATTTCAACATCAACTAATGTAGAAATATATGATACTATAGTTGGAACTGGTACGTAGTTAGATATCTATCTTTTTGGAATCACTAAATTTCCAATTTCAAATGGTATAATATGATTATTTGTATTTCAATATGTTAAAACATTGCAGGAGATGATTGTGTAGCTTTAAACAGTGGAAGTATAAATATCAACATCACAAGGATGCAATGTGGTCCTGGACATGGAATAAGGTATatctttgattaatttttttttccaacttgTATGTGATTTTGTTAATGccatcaaatctatattaaattttagattttataacaaattttgttctTTATGTTTATATTAGTGTGGGAAGTTtaggaagagatggagaagaatCTATAGTTGAGAACGTCCAAGTGACTAACTGTACTTTCAGTGAGACGACCAATGGAGCGAGAATTAAGACATGGCCGGTAATAAATCTTTACTTATATTTGTCTATATAAGAATTAAATGAAGTTTTATAATAATGATacgatttgttttatttttttgtcaacagatttgttttacttatttgtatttaattttaatgtttagAATGGAAAAGGATATGCAAGGAATATAGTTTTCAAGGATATCACGCTCACTGAAACCAAAAATCCAATTATAATCGATCAACACTATATGGACAAGGGACATATCCACGTAGaggtaaattattttctttctgtaaaatataaaaattctaagtagaatttaagttatttttatttatttattatttttatgtatctTTTACTTAATAGGAATCATCAGCAGTGGCGATAAGCAACGTGATATTCACAGATATTCATGGAACGTCACAAAAAGATGAGATTATAAAGATAGATTGCAGCGGAGTCACATCTTGCAAAGATATTGTTCTAGATAGAATTGATATTACTACGGTCGATGGAAATAAGCCAATAATTGAATGCAGTAACGCGTATGGAAAGTCGACGAATACTTATGATGGTTGCTTGAAGACAAAgtaatatatctttatatatcaaattaaattaatttataaattgagAATAATATATCAGATGAATGTAATAGTATATTATCATTTATCAACTATTATGTATTCAtgattgaataatttttttgtgtggAAATAACTCACAAACATGACCGTGAGAATttgttttcttagttaaaaaagaACACATCAGTTCTCCAGAGGTTTACTAATGATGGGATTAAATGGTTCtatcttttaataaattaaaaatttcaaaaatttcataaaatattttctaaagttctatataaaataagtaataatcaTGACactgaagaaaagaagaaaattataaataataatatattcaaatttaaaattaaaagttcattatatttatttacatatttatattaagattatattttataaacactTTCTATTCTTAAATGTTCACATATACTGGGAACTTATATGAAAAATCAAATGATGACTTTTTCCTTTTGTTGGTCTAAAATCTAactgttaattttaaaaataaaatggacatataaaaaaaaacaataataaccatttaattttactaaaaatttattttatataattctaaattcataaattttcaaatcaTCGACAGTAAAATTAATGCACTTGAAATGTGACTCAGATATAAATGTAAGtattttgaataaattaatgtaggaccattttaaaaaatattttgaaacttttatAAATGAAGTAGTTAATGACTGTAGGGAAAATTGGCCCAATAACCAAAACAATTATAGAGAAATTTGCTAAAAACAAcatatttattgattttaacaAGTAAAAGTAGGCAATCAAAAGGGGTGGCCGAGTAtttaatcaaatgcaaaactaatctAAAGGGGTGGTAAAGTATTATTAAACCcttatgaccaaaaaaaaaaaaactaaaacgtAATTTTACGATTATGTCTTTCGTAAGTCTACACGTAACAAaaagtctacatatatatatacctccTAAGAAGTTTACTATCTAGACTTATTTTGTAGTCTACATCATAATTtaatctaataatttaatttaaaaaatgtattataatTTCTGTTAAATTTTTAGTTAATCATCAATATAAGGGTTAATATGaagtttagaaattaaaattattttgtagtcTACATCATAATTtaatctaataatttaatttaacataatttgccaaaaaaaacatatttattggTTTTAACCAGTAAAAGTAGCCTGaatattcaatcaaatgcaaaactaatctAAAAGGGTGGTAAAAGTATTATTTAACCCTTATGaccaaaaaaccaaaacaataattTACGATTATGTCATTCGTAAGTCtacacataacaaaaaaaagtctacatatatataaacctCCTAATAAGTCTGCTATTTAGACTTATTTTGTAGTTTACATAgtaatttgatctaataatttaatttaaaaatgtatataataatttctattaaaattttaattaatcatcaatataagggttaatataaagtttagaaattataaatattttgtagtcTATATCataatttgatctaataatttaatttaaaaatgtataaaatagtttttgtgaaatttttaattaatcatcaatataaGGGTTAATATgaagtatataaattaaaatttaatataattgaaaaatttagaagaatatatattgatttggtAACCAAATGTTATACAATGTTTATGGTTCAACaacaaaaggttctaacatgttatgtctttaATGGTTAGATTCtaagggttagattttagattgagattttttttgttttacaatgTTTAAATTTGCATATACAATGTTTAAATTTGCATATTAGTATtgagtagtttatattttgtatattttgatatttaataCAATTGAGACTTTTTTATCATCAAGcaaacatttagggtttgagttttgcataatttgatctaataattttaatttaacataatataatataaggattgaaaatatttaaatttgacatatctttgtttagtttttttatatattaaacactttataagttaattttatgTCTAATGAAATGTTTGTTtctatttagttagttatttgattGATGAACATCTAATCCTATTGCaacgattttagggtttagaagacttcttggaaagTCTTCATGGACGAATagtaaatttagagtttaaaagaCTTCTTAGGAAGTTTTCAAGTGCATTTTATGTTAGAAAACTTACCAGAAATTTTTccgaacaaaaaatatataatctaattgaattttttttgttttcttatataaaaaaaaattaacacatTCTCCTTCTTTCTCAAATGGATGCagaaaaaatgtaatgtttagCACTCTAAAATTCTCCAACTTCTCTATAATCTCTTTAAactaaaacaccaaactttatatcaatttttcatCTTTGTATCTCATGTTTTTCTTactatttatcttgtttttgcaaACTTTTCATTTCATGGTTTTCATTTTCCACTCTTTGAAAGGTAGGCCTATAAATTAaggatatatatttttgtgtgttttatatatttgatttgaaaaagcaaaagattcaacctaatgtgattttttatttacttttaagcatgaaaatttatttttaaatttttttctctggTTTGAAGTCATTTaacgtttttggatattcaGATTTTTAAGATCAGAGGATAATATCGGACTTCAGACTTCCTTACTAGACTCTATAGAAGTCTAGTAGAGAAGTGTGCTATGCAAACTGCCAAAATTGTTAAGATTTTTTCTTCaccaatttgtttttttgtgtttttgtgtgCTAATTCTAAACAAAGTTATAGATTCAACTTAAcgtgattattttattattatttagcataaattttatttttcatggtttgtctttctttctaaaaataaagatatagattattaaatttttgatatattcttttcttgTGAAggttaaaaccaaataaaaaataaattcaaaatcattttgattttctatttttattattatttcagttGCAAAACATCTAGCTTAAGATAATATAAAGTAcagttttgtttatatatactagatgcaaataaaaatatatattaaacatattgtaattgtttcttcttatttaagcttaaaagttttatttttgaaagttttctaaCATTTTTAGATATGcagatttttttctctttccaaaactatactaggtgttttcctgcaccatgtgcagtgataatatttttttaaattaaattatatttaaaatgaaatttattaatattatgtattttattatttttgagtaatatttaatataaagttgattatttaagcataaaattaagaaaaaaataattttgtttattttaaattatatttaataatatatatgtaatatatttaaaatttgaatcttagataaattttttatctatttattttggtcaaatgtattaaatcaacttgtataaaattactaaaaatcatatagATTAAGAATTATAACtaaactatatttataaaatttgtagatatctaaaacaaactaataaaattactattaacaatttattaatttttttaaaaaagatgtagaaaattttgaaaatattagtaacaaaaattgtataattataaaaatataattaaataacgtatttcgaaatttataatgcatatttcaatatatttattttagtgatgatttatgaattattaccatattttaagaattttaacaaaaatataaaccaacattaaatataaagtattagttattgtcatattctataaagtttatcaaaaatatatatagtaataaatgtgattgtctatgtcatattaactataagccatgtcatcaatcttGATAgccatgtcatcatttttttgtaaaaatgattataGAAAAGAGATGTGGCaaaattacttcgcaaatatagtttaGGGGATATCAAACTTCACACGAATAAAGCGGAAACTTCAACTGGGGCTCGGTTATTGTCGACTGGGGCTCTCCAATGGTGTGTATGTTGGATGAAGGTTCTGATGAGTGTGTGTGGCTTGTTGGATGAGATCTCGGTGGTCAGGCGATGAAGATGTAGGCCTGAAGTGGTGTTGCCCTAGCTCTGGTTCTGTTCCCGGTGTTTTTCCGGACATGCCCCGTGGAGTTACGGTGGCGATTTGCACGCTGGTGAAGACGGTGGCGATTTGCAGGTAGGTGAAGATGGTGGTGTTGTTTCCAAGCACATGTCCCATCTCTCTCGTGTGATTGACACGTCAATTCGTAGTCACTGAGTTATCTTTAGACTTGGGTTTGATTTGGGCTGGTATTGAGCCTTAGTAGTGTTGTTGTAGGCCTTGTTTGTTTGGGTCTTGTTGTCCATTTGTTTTGggcttttcttttgtaataaactttgtttaatataaaatactagttggcaaaaaaaaaaaacacttgttTCATATAATGTTATAAACACATAAATAGTTTACAAAAGTCCCTATCAtgataagttaaaaaaaaaaagtaaataaacgtGAGGAAAGGTCCTATCATGACAAGTTGACAACCACAAACATTTTTGTATTACTTACTATTAATACAAAACACCCACGCGTTTACACTCTACTGGACAATCAGTTTTAGTCAAAGTATTGTATAGTCTTCTATTATTATTTAACTATGATAAGATATACGCCTTGCGCAAAGttagtttatttgtatatataatcaataattttttaatatatttgatcattttatttatatatatacaacttttttattgttattatataaattctttCCGATAgaccggatcaatttttattaaaaattatggaactgaactataattaatatatcatgggttgatcggattggacattaaccaaattatgacacaaaaatctttttttttcgctgaacacattcttgaaaaatataaacagtattgtttccacagttgaattattttgacttttatcttccatatgattTTGAAAGGTTTCCAGttaaccatcgaattgatacatgtcattttaatatttttagtcgtatacttaagaaaaacttacatttttgtaatttaaagtcgttttaaaaaaatcaaatataacatataaaaatataacatataaaaaaatataacatataaggttttcctcatttttcaatttaaagttatttcaaaaaattcaaaatataacttataagaaaaaaaatataatttttattatatggttaatatgattgtttaatttttttaataatataaaattaaacaaaaatgaagaaaaatctaaaaattgtaatcaaatctttattattcatagtcattagttgacatatatatattaatcatattaagtaattctgtagtttttatttaagaaaataatacatgcttcttatattttgggttaatataatgtttcctAATAATTGAATCTgaaccaatattttttttaattgaatcttAAGCTGCTACGTAACCTAAATTGACATTATAATTAAGTGATACTTAagcagtgttttttttttaattaatacaaacttaatgttacaattttttaaatgatcatCGATTGATATATAGGgaattattataataatcaaGCCGACTTTATGAGCTTTCTGGAGACaaaaatctggaaaaaaaaattaaaatttcatgaACACATTAAATCAACATTTTCGTTGATCGttggttataacttataaccAGAGCCCAAAAAAAGTTAAGTATTGATTGTTCGTAGACTTTGGAtgaagtttgtttttgtttttcagcctaaaattaaaaaaaataagagctTTCTTGAACGAAATCCAAACATCAGAATATATAAGTTTTTCTCTTAAAATGTCTGcaagtttttcttttgaaaaaaaaagaagtctgTAAGTTggcatttttttcttcttacaaATGCTACTTTTTTCATCGACCATTGGCAATGgccgacaaaaaaaattcaaccatTAGATTAACTAAATGTTATTTTATAGAGTGGCAAAATGCTCATACAAACTTATACACAAAACCCTTATTTTCATAATTGTGTGAAACATTTGTAATTATatgaaatcaaatatatttatattttttgtcaattattttttcttttattttttaagtcaTTACTTTCTGTAAAATactgtttaaaaatatttttttgtaaaatttagtttaataaattcttaactcaaaaaaagatttataaaatagtatattaaaatacaaataccAAACAAATTTGTGTTTGAAAACTAATATCtacataaaaatcaaaaaccaaaaatttagaaacaagaaACTAAAAGTCGAcaactaaaatccaaaaaatatgcATTAGTGTACTACttgtatttatatgaaaataaattttctagGATAATTTGTTTGTGCTTCAAgaaaaaagtgtttcaaaaaaagagaagataatttgtttagtttttttcacctcccaaaaagaaaaaagaccaAAAGGGATTTCACTACAATGTAAATAgacatttatatacatatagttaactaatctattattagagtttagagttgagtggTGAAATTTTGGGGATgagaataataatttaaaagaaaaaatattacaaatttcaaaataaaaatttttaaaacagtttcaaaaacattttctaattttaaaattttgaaaaattgaaaaattgaaaaaagaaaattctaaaaaaaattaatttattatttatataattcgaaaactatacacaaaatttcttatttatttaaataattatttatatttataaagccttgacataagagtcttttgcctcTTTGATGAAACATCttttagtcttttttttaatagctcttttattgaaaaaaaataaaaattagtattcgAGAGAATTGGTTTATATCAAGGGCAATTTCTTAAgggtgtttttcaaaaccaacccatattttcaagtcaaatccaaaaccaaccctttttttttgtccatactattcatcaataaaatttccatactatccttatgtttttgaattattcacaaaattgccatttttatttatttttttattaatttcgaaattaacaaaaaatcaaatacaccctaaccatttcttcttatttacaaaaatgccatcatcatcaatttttccaaccaccatgaaccaccatttttgagctctaaagctctagaattcaattttcaaccactttttttctcattataacccaaaaaacttcattttctctcatctcctctacatttccatctaaaaaactctcataactatcattttcataatcacaaacttcatattttcgagtttcttcattagtgaatcgttaaagatgcttctttttgctcatatttggagtttggacggttgaaaaggttggaaacaagctttacacatgaaaaatgtaactatttacatggttttcgttctttttcagatctgtgtcgcgacggtagactgttttgtatgtctacgcctccgtggagacttacgatgcagtctatttgtcaacgcacgggttagttttgcaattgagcagacaaattttttttctaacgcagacttccccagtagtctccgtctttacctttgacaacaaaaataaaactttcggtagacttactaagacgtctacctaaaagaggttagtttttcatttgaccgaacttttgacttttcaaaatagacttcaacggaagtctacaaaatgtagactgccaacaaagtctataaaaggtcagttttgcatttgaccaaaactttgacttcgtggaataggttagttttgtgtttgaccaaaaagtttaaaaagcaatcaaaaatttattaaattgtagacttcatatgcagtcttcttatcttaaaaaaaaaatgtagactgcgtataaagtctacttttttattttggtcaaatgcaaaaccaacccgtcggatttgagagtagacttcacaagaagtctacacacccgtagacgttcattttaatctactgatttgaagtcaaacttggtcaattgcaaaactaacctctttcaaaaaaattcaaacatgtagactgcatatgaagtctagttctgaaagtcaaatcttggatgaattctggtcaattgcaaaaagtaacctttttaaattgtagactgaaatgaaagtctacatgtacaaaattacaacttttattcaactatagaaagcaacccgtaaaatggtcaattgcaaaaaccaacccaaagagtagacctatttgacagtctacgtctgtaaactgaaaagaacgtcaacatcttcagagactaaatattaagtcttcatagaaaaatctataaaaatgtgaatttgtgtattattcattaaattttttctagtttttttgtttgacagtgtgtgttagttaatcctaatgggtttgagtgattttgaaaataattttttttttataattatgaaggtataattcatttgatttgacaatgttgttagctaataattgtagacgtatttctaagtcttcgtttatagttttgctagtaaggctgagcttgtttcaaagctgaagtcggtgactgtggaatataattttacattttcagcatataagacaacaaaaactctgtatgtggctaagtgtcgtgttcaaggatgtggttggaaacttagagcgagtgtgaagtatgggccaaagacattttgggtgacaaaatattcgaaaaagatgaagaatcggaaaggttgaagaatgttccttgtgcatgatggctgtacacatggtaaacttcttgaaatgacacaagaagattatgatctggacaacaaaattgagaagatggtgctaacctattccttaccaaacatcatttaaaacaaatgactccgaataggaatatactcctcttatgcctgtcacgaataatcgacaagtacggaacttgatcgagttatctaagacacactttgtacgcctttgtgtatcaagcctgcgccaatacactaaaaaaatttggattgactatatgttaaataataagtgtagacgtttttgtaaatctacaaatgtagactgcagttgaagtctacgtcgtaaattctattaaaagtgtatttgtgtattattcatcatattttttcatgatttaattattttacagtgtatgttagtaaaattttaatggtcttggatgaatttcacaatttaatgtgttataattatacacttgatacttattgcaaattgttttgattagtattattcttgaaaatttttgggaaaattttgtatagattttcttcttctcacatgtgtgttagttattattttagcttatggtggttttacttgtttggttggttagatcttgtgaaaaaattgatatctaacaaaaaattaataatatcatacaagtgaaaacaactaaaaatgaatacaatgtttatagattatgcattaaaaaattatttaaaaattaatattttattatgaaagttattacagagcaatatattaaaaattattcttgagtatgtttgatttttcataatcttgatgcttcaaataaagtcttggaaaaagtacctgccaaataagatagagttatgagaaaaacataagataaaaaataaaatcatattttagtagactttttattaagtctacgtaaagttattgtttagtagactttagttgaagtctacactaatggaaaattttcatatttaaaagtgtgcatttagaaaatttgaaaatactttgttctggaaaatatttcaaaaatggttttttgtcatccttgtaacaaagcaaaaagataatgtatgaatctataaatttagttcattataaacacaaaatatcttataatgaatatatggaaagcttacatttttgggaagatgatttgaaaatattggaagagaatacctgcaaaataaaataaaattttaaaaaataagataaaaattaaaatcatatttgagtaaacttctaatgaaatttgcttaaaattcaaggctagtagacttcatttgaagtctaccagccgtaagttttaagtagatttcaaatgaagtctactctatcaaaaaaaatagatctgaaaaataatacattaaaaatatgaaataagtttaaatctaaaaaacttttaaaaatatgattt
This genomic interval from Brassica napus cultivar Da-Ae chromosome A6, Da-Ae, whole genome shotgun sequence contains the following:
- the LOC106386595 gene encoding probable polygalacturonase At3g15720, encoding MKSSYLRHRMEIIVRVVFVLTLLNFGFVNSQIYDVLKFGAEGDGTTDDSKAFVAAWKAMCSSGGSNKTLLIPSDNTFLLQPLVFQGPCNSPSVQVQLDGKIVAPLNKAAWSGLKSYEWVSFHKIIGLTVLGSGTINGRGSSFWEANMPASKRPTQLHFKGCNNLEINGITSFDSPRNHISIRDCRQVKITQIKLIAPGDSPNTDGIDISTSTNVEIYDTIVGTGDDCVALNSGSININITRMQCGPGHGISVGSLGRDGEESIVENVQVTNCTFSETTNGARIKTWPNGKGYARNIVFKDITLTETKNPIIIDQHYMDKGHIHVEESSAVAISNVIFTDIHGTSQKDEIIKIDCSGVTSCKDIVLDRIDITTVDGNKPIIECSNAYGKSTNTYDGCLKTK